The Actinomycetes bacterium genome contains a region encoding:
- a CDS encoding nucleotide exchange factor GrpE, which translates to MAAQRQPEPELDNERAGRGEPAAAGTATPPAPGQASTPATEAPEAPDAAAEVSDAAAGADTIGAAAALADLEDRWRRALADLDNLRKRYARELARERAAERARVAAEWLPVVDGLDRALAHANDDPRAVVEGVRAVREQALAVLARLGYPRHEEVGVPFDPLQHEAVKVVEDPEAAPGTVVQVLRPGYGQGEHWLRPAAVVVATAPVMQG; encoded by the coding sequence ATGGCCGCGCAGCGACAACCCGAGCCAGAGCTGGACAACGAGCGAGCCGGCCGCGGCGAGCCGGCGGCAGCCGGCACCGCCACGCCGCCAGCCCCTGGCCAGGCGAGCACGCCGGCCACCGAAGCGCCCGAAGCGCCCGACGCGGCCGCCGAGGTGTCCGACGCGGCCGCCGGCGCTGATACGATCGGCGCCGCGGCCGCCCTGGCCGACCTCGAGGACCGCTGGCGGCGTGCCCTGGCCGACCTGGACAACCTCCGCAAGCGCTACGCACGGGAGCTGGCACGGGAGCGGGCAGCCGAGCGCGCTCGGGTGGCCGCAGAATGGCTGCCCGTGGTGGACGGCCTCGACCGCGCCCTGGCCCACGCGAACGACGACCCGCGCGCCGTCGTGGAGGGAGTGCGCGCGGTGCGCGAGCAGGCCCTGGCCGTCCTGGCCCGGCTCGGCTACCCCCGGCACGAGGAGGTCGGGGTGCCCTTCGACCCGCTGCAGCACGAGGCGGTCAAGGTGGTGGAGGACCCCGAGGCGGCACCGGGCACGGTCGTGCAGGTGCTGCGCCCCGGGTACGGGCAGGGCGAGCACTGGCTGCGCCCGGCCGCCGTGGTGGTCGCGACCGCGCCGGTCATGCAGGGGTGA
- a CDS encoding J domain-containing protein produces the protein MARDYYEVLGVPRNASAEELQQAFRRQARTSHPDVNKDPGAEERFKEINEAYQVLSDPGTRARYDRFGPNFRQFPEGAERAGAGARAGAGPGARGFRARGSPSGGRRSRVYVDDAGNRVYVDDDTGFGDSGFGDGGFGGIDLDDLFGGLFGSRGAGGPMPGSDQEAELELTVEEAYAGGRRWVTLAGPDGPRSYEVTIPPGVTDGQRIRLAGQGGRGGGGAGAGDLYLIVRIKPHPRYRLEGRDIHVELRVSPWEAALGATVPVDTPGGEVKVKVPPGSSSGRRLRLRGQGMPNPRGQPGDLYTEVRIMVPRKLSRQERKLFEELANVSTFDPRRER, from the coding sequence GTGGCCCGCGACTACTACGAGGTGCTCGGTGTCCCACGCAACGCCAGCGCCGAGGAGCTGCAGCAGGCCTTCCGCCGGCAGGCCCGCACCTCCCACCCGGACGTGAACAAGGACCCGGGCGCCGAGGAGCGGTTCAAGGAGATCAACGAGGCCTACCAGGTCCTCTCCGACCCCGGCACCAGGGCGCGCTACGACCGGTTCGGACCGAACTTCCGTCAGTTCCCCGAGGGGGCCGAGCGGGCCGGGGCCGGCGCCCGCGCGGGCGCCGGCCCCGGCGCCCGCGGCTTCCGTGCCCGCGGGTCGCCCTCCGGGGGCAGGCGCAGCCGGGTGTACGTCGACGACGCCGGCAACCGGGTCTACGTCGACGACGACACGGGCTTCGGCGACAGTGGCTTCGGTGACGGCGGCTTCGGCGGCATCGACCTGGACGACCTGTTCGGCGGACTGTTCGGCAGCCGCGGGGCGGGGGGGCCGATGCCCGGGTCCGACCAGGAGGCCGAGCTCGAGCTCACCGTGGAGGAGGCGTACGCCGGCGGGCGGCGGTGGGTCACGCTGGCCGGGCCGGACGGGCCGCGCAGCTACGAGGTCACCATCCCGCCCGGGGTCACCGACGGGCAGCGGATCCGGCTCGCCGGCCAGGGTGGCCGAGGCGGCGGCGGCGCCGGCGCCGGCGACCTCTACCTGATCGTCCGCATCAAGCCCCACCCCCGCTACCGCCTGGAAGGCCGGGACATCCATGTGGAGCTGCGGGTGAGCCCCTGGGAGGCGGCGCTCGGGGCGACCGTGCCGGTCGACACCCCGGGCGGGGAGGTCAAGGTGAAGGTCCCACCCGGCTCCTCGAGCGGCCGGCGGCTGCGGCTGCGCGGCCAGGGCATGCCCAATCCCAGAGGGCAGCCCGGCGACCTGTACACCGAGGTGCGGATCATGGTGCCCAGGAAGCTCAGTCGCCAGGAGCGCAAGCTGTTCGAGGAGCTGGCCAACGTGTCCACCTTCGACCCGAGGAGGGAGCGGTGA